A region from the Maniola jurtina chromosome 20, ilManJurt1.1, whole genome shotgun sequence genome encodes:
- the LOC123875767 gene encoding allergen Tha p 1-like produces the protein MKLLLAVILIASIIHVQAQANKDRFNSVNIYEVLANKRLLTAYIKCVLDKARCTPEGRELKSHITKALQSGCDTCTDGQKEGVRKVIAHLVKHEQDYWKQLVEKYDPEGVYSQKYEDELKELNEDGKISK, from the exons ATGAAGCTGCTCCTAGCTGTGATCCTGATAGCTTCAATCATACACGTTCAAGCACAAGCCAACAAAGACAGGTTCAATTCCGTAAACATATATGAAGTTCTAGCAAACAAGAGGTTATTGACAGCGTATATAAAATGCGTTCTGGATAAAGCACGGTGTACACCAGAGGGCAGAGAATTAAAAT CTCATATAACAAAAGCACTACAGAGTGGATGCGATACGTGTACAGACGGGCAAAAGGAAGGGGTCCGTAAAGTCATCGCACACCTGGTGAAGCATGAACAGGACTACTGGAAACAACTCGTCGAAAAGTATGACCCTGAAGGAGTCTATTCGCAGAAATACGAGGACGAACTGAAGGAACTGAACGAGGAcggaaaaatttcaaaatga